A section of the Pseudomonas sp. Q1-7 genome encodes:
- a CDS encoding transglycosylase domain-containing protein: MGAIWQSDEARNEVPQGHLNGPAVPPKSPRRRHRLLFWSVFLVTGGIVAAAITHEMQTSRFQARELSRYAATLSYRLGEGPSKAIRYPGDGPFDRRLGYVYLPQMLDRLEKRGYEIQRQARFSPALINYTEHGLFPPYREKIQAGISICDCRGQPFYEFSYPQQRYADFASIPPLLVNSLLFIENRKLLDHNEPLANPAVDWPRFSKAALTQVGKAIDLDGQSAGGSTLATQLEKYRHSPFGRTASAGEKIRQMVSASIRAYQNGPETLPARERIVTDYLNSVPLSAAPGHGEVHGIADGLRVWYGADFNRVNQALASQDGDLAERGLAMRQVLSLFIAQRRPSYYLTNAHEELNTLTDSHIRVLANAGMIDTPLRDAALGARLRFRDWVEEPAIQAVEANKGISVARSRLSGLLKMPFYDLDRLDLTASSTLHSELQNAVTDYLRELADPAVAEQVGLYGERLLSPEKTREVRYSFTLFERTPSGNRVRVQTDNTDQPFDINEGSKLELGSTAKLRVLATYLEDVATLHKRYAGMSAAELKKVPVDPLDFISRWAIDYLIQTRDRNLDAMLQAALDRTYSASPYESFFTGGGLHTFNNFRKEDNGRRPTLRDALRESINLPFVRLLRDVVRHDMYRPDGGKMQLLSDDKDPRRQGYLDLFVSRESQTYLRRFWKKYQGKDAEQRMSTFLDGLNPWGARMAAIHRYLQPQADIATFAAFMRERVPKANPPLTDKRIEDLYRRYGPGAFNLNDQGYIARVHPLELWLLGYLQQNPDASFRDAVEASGDERREVYGWLFKSKRKYARDKRIRIMMEVEAFLDIHEHWKRLGYPFDHLVPSLATALGSSGDRPAALAELMGIILNDGVRQSTLRIDQLHFAADTPYETLVGHQTGEGKRVMTSEVAAALRDALSQVVEGGTARRLQGSFTLPNGQPLVLGGKTGTGDNRIQTVTRWGTVKSSKALNRTATFVFYLGPRHFGTLTAFVEGSQSDKFSFTSALPVQVLKGMAPILQPYLVPGLSTQCQDPAPAVQVSRR; this comes from the coding sequence ATGGGCGCAATATGGCAATCCGACGAAGCCAGGAACGAGGTACCCCAAGGTCATCTCAATGGCCCCGCTGTTCCGCCGAAAAGTCCCCGCCGCAGACACCGTCTCCTGTTCTGGAGCGTGTTCCTGGTGACCGGCGGCATCGTCGCCGCCGCCATCACCCATGAAATGCAGACTTCGCGCTTCCAGGCGCGGGAACTGAGCCGCTATGCGGCCACCCTCAGCTACCGCCTGGGGGAAGGCCCGAGCAAAGCCATCCGCTATCCCGGCGACGGCCCGTTCGACCGCCGCCTGGGTTACGTCTACCTACCGCAGATGCTCGACCGCCTGGAAAAGCGTGGCTACGAGATCCAGCGGCAGGCGCGCTTTTCCCCGGCATTGATCAACTACACCGAGCACGGCCTGTTTCCGCCCTACCGGGAGAAGATCCAGGCCGGCATCAGCATCTGCGACTGCCGCGGCCAGCCCTTCTACGAGTTCAGCTATCCGCAGCAGCGCTACGCGGATTTCGCCAGCATCCCGCCGCTGCTGGTCAACAGCCTGTTGTTCATCGAGAACCGCAAGCTGCTGGACCACAACGAACCCCTGGCCAACCCGGCGGTGGACTGGCCGCGCTTCTCCAAGGCGGCGCTGACCCAGGTCGGCAAGGCCATCGACCTGGACGGCCAGTCGGCTGGCGGCAGCACCCTGGCCACCCAGCTGGAAAAGTACCGTCACTCGCCCTTCGGCCGAACCGCCTCGGCCGGCGAGAAAATCCGCCAGATGGTCTCCGCCAGCATCCGCGCCTATCAGAACGGACCGGAAACCCTGCCCGCCCGCGAACGCATCGTCACGGACTACCTGAACAGCGTGCCGCTCTCGGCAGCGCCGGGGCATGGCGAGGTGCACGGTATCGCCGACGGCCTGCGGGTCTGGTACGGCGCCGACTTCAACCGGGTCAACCAGGCCCTGGCGAGCCAGGATGGCGACCTGGCCGAGCGCGGCCTGGCCATGCGCCAGGTGCTCTCGCTGTTCATCGCCCAGCGGCGTCCTTCCTATTACCTGACCAACGCCCATGAAGAGCTGAACACCCTCACCGACAGCCATATCCGCGTTCTGGCCAACGCCGGCATGATCGATACGCCGCTGCGCGACGCGGCCCTCGGCGCGCGGCTGCGCTTCCGCGACTGGGTGGAAGAACCGGCGATCCAGGCGGTGGAAGCCAACAAGGGCATCAGCGTCGCCCGCAGCCGCCTCTCCGGCCTGCTGAAGATGCCGTTCTATGACCTCGACCGCCTCGACCTGACCGCCAGCAGCACCCTGCACAGCGAACTGCAAAACGCCGTCACCGATTACCTGCGGGAACTGGCCGACCCGGCCGTCGCCGAACAGGTGGGGCTCTACGGCGAACGCCTGCTGTCGCCGGAAAAGACCCGCGAGGTACGCTACAGCTTCACCCTCTTCGAACGCACGCCGTCCGGCAATCGCGTGCGAGTACAGACCGACAACACCGACCAGCCCTTCGACATCAACGAAGGCAGCAAGCTGGAACTGGGCTCCACCGCCAAGCTGCGCGTACTGGCCACCTACCTGGAAGACGTCGCCACCCTGCACAAGCGTTATGCCGGCATGAGCGCGGCGGAATTGAAGAAGGTGCCGGTGGACCCGCTGGACTTCATCAGCCGCTGGGCCATCGACTACCTGATCCAGACCAGGGACCGCAACCTCGACGCCATGCTCCAGGCCGCCCTGGACCGCACCTACTCCGCCAGCCCCTACGAAAGCTTCTTCACCGGCGGCGGGCTGCACACCTTCAACAACTTCCGCAAGGAGGACAACGGTCGCCGGCCGACCCTGCGCGATGCCCTGCGCGAGTCCATCAACCTGCCTTTCGTGCGCCTGCTGCGCGACGTGGTGCGGCACGACATGTACCGCCCCGACGGCGGCAAGATGCAGTTGCTGTCCGACGACAAGGACCCGCGCCGCCAGGGTTATCTGGACCTGTTCGTGTCCCGCGAGAGCCAGACCTACCTGCGCCGTTTCTGGAAGAAGTACCAGGGCAAGGACGCCGAGCAGCGCATGTCGACCTTCCTCGACGGCCTCAACCCCTGGGGCGCGCGCATGGCCGCCATTCACCGCTACCTGCAGCCCCAGGCCGACATCGCCACCTTCGCCGCCTTCATGCGCGAGCGGGTGCCCAAGGCCAATCCGCCGCTGACCGACAAACGCATCGAGGACCTCTACAGGCGTTACGGACCGGGTGCCTTCAACCTCAACGACCAGGGCTACATCGCCCGCGTGCACCCGCTGGAACTCTGGCTGCTCGGCTACCTGCAGCAGAACCCCGACGCCAGCTTCCGCGACGCCGTGGAAGCCAGTGGCGACGAGCGCCGCGAAGTCTACGGCTGGCTGTTCAAATCCAAGCGCAAGTACGCCCGCGACAAGCGCATCCGCATCATGATGGAGGTGGAAGCCTTCCTCGATATCCACGAGCACTGGAAGCGCCTGGGCTACCCCTTCGACCACCTGGTGCCGTCCCTGGCCACCGCCCTCGGCAGTTCCGGCGACCGCCCGGCGGCGCTGGCCGAACTCATGGGCATCATCCTCAACGACGGCGTGCGCCAGTCCACCCTGCGCATCGACCAGCTGCACTTCGCCGCCGACACGCCCTACGAAACCCTGGTGGGCCACCAGACTGGCGAAGGCAAGCGGGTGATGACCTCGGAAGTCGCCGCCGCCCTGCGCGACGCCCTCTCCCAGGTGGTGGAAGGCGGCACGGCAAGACGCCTGCAGGGCAGCTTCACCCTGCCCAACGGCCAGCCGCTGGTGCTGGGCGGCAAGACCGGCACCGGCGACAACCGCATCCAGACCGTGACCCGCTGGGGCACAGTGAAGAGCTCCAAGGCGCTGAACCGCACCGCCACCTTTGTCTTCTACCTGGGCCCGCGCCATTTCGGCACCCTCACTGCCTTCGTCGAAGGCAGCCAGTCGGACAAGTTCAGCTTCACCTCGGCCCTGCCGGTGCAGGTGCTCAAGGGCATGGCGCCGATCCTCCAGCCCTACCTCGTCCCGGGCCTCAGCACCCAGTGCCAGGACCCGGCCCCGGCGGTGCAGGTGAGCCGGAGGTAA
- a CDS encoding efflux RND transporter periplasmic adaptor subunit has protein sequence MNAATPGAAEHVFARFLGLEKQARQAATTEQLAYTMVNDGQVLFGFRHAALLVAGKVQALTGISVVEPNAPFVAFVERAAGTLADLGLLGETRVVEASLLDEPIRADWQALSAAQACWVPLKDRHGEPFGGLWLARDQAFNEAELALLAQLGDTYSHAWLALQPRKPWRLRWPKKKLLAIASALCLLLLMPVRQSVLAPAEVVPQGGRVVAAPLDGVIAEFLVRPNQSVATGDLLVRFDATSLKAQADVAERALGVAEAELKANAQRAFVDAESSARIDLLAARVEQKRAERDYARELLARSEVRAERAGIAVFADAERWTGKPVQTGERLMQIADPAQAELRIELPVGDAIALEPGAEVALFLDSDPLNRHSARLERAAYEAQATAAGQLAYRLDAAFDEAPPRIGLRGTAKLFGGRAPLAYYLLRRPLAAARQSLGF, from the coding sequence ATGAACGCGGCCACACCCGGCGCGGCCGAGCATGTTTTCGCGCGTTTCCTCGGGCTGGAGAAACAGGCGCGCCAGGCCGCCACCACCGAGCAGCTGGCCTACACCATGGTCAACGATGGCCAGGTGCTGTTCGGCTTTCGCCACGCCGCGCTGCTGGTCGCCGGCAAGGTGCAGGCGCTGACCGGCATCAGCGTCGTCGAGCCCAACGCGCCCTTTGTCGCCTTTGTCGAGCGCGCCGCCGGAACGCTCGCGGACCTTGGCCTGCTGGGCGAGACCCGCGTGGTGGAGGCTAGCCTGCTGGACGAGCCGATCCGCGCCGACTGGCAGGCACTGTCCGCTGCCCAGGCCTGCTGGGTGCCCCTGAAGGATCGCCACGGCGAGCCGTTCGGCGGGCTCTGGCTGGCCCGCGACCAGGCCTTCAACGAAGCCGAACTGGCCCTGCTGGCGCAGCTCGGCGACACCTATTCCCACGCCTGGCTGGCCTTGCAGCCACGCAAGCCCTGGCGGCTGCGCTGGCCGAAGAAAAAGCTCCTGGCCATCGCCAGCGCGCTCTGCCTGCTGCTGTTGATGCCGGTGCGCCAGTCGGTGCTGGCACCCGCCGAAGTCGTGCCCCAGGGCGGTCGCGTGGTGGCGGCGCCGCTGGATGGCGTGATCGCCGAGTTCCTGGTCAGGCCCAACCAGAGCGTGGCCACCGGCGACCTGCTGGTGCGCTTCGATGCCACCAGTCTCAAGGCCCAGGCGGATGTCGCCGAACGCGCCCTGGGCGTGGCCGAGGCCGAACTCAAGGCCAACGCCCAGCGTGCCTTTGTCGATGCCGAATCCAGTGCCCGCATCGACCTGCTCGCGGCACGGGTGGAACAGAAGCGCGCCGAGCGCGATTACGCCCGTGAACTCTTGGCCCGCAGCGAAGTACGCGCCGAGCGGGCCGGCATCGCGGTGTTCGCCGACGCTGAGCGCTGGACCGGCAAGCCGGTGCAGACCGGCGAGCGGCTGATGCAGATCGCCGACCCGGCGCAGGCCGAGCTGCGCATCGAGCTGCCGGTGGGCGATGCCATCGCCCTGGAACCCGGCGCCGAGGTGGCGCTGTTCCTCGACAGCGATCCGCTCAACCGCCACAGCGCGCGCCTGGAGCGCGCCGCCTACGAGGCGCAGGCCACTGCCGCCGGACAACTGGCCTACCGCCTCGATGCGGCCTTCGATGAGGCGCCGCCGCGCATTGGTCTGCGCGGCACCGCCAAGCTGTTCGGCGGCCGCGCACCGCTGGCCTACTACCTGCTGCGCCGGCCGCTGGCGGCGGCGCGCCAGAGCCTGGGGTTCTGA
- a CDS encoding FMN-dependent NADH-azoreductase, which produces MSTILSVQGSPRGERSHSRRLQEAFLKAWQARGEGRQVLRREVGRVAIAPVTEGWIAAAFHPENEERSEVMKADLALSDRLVDELLASDRLVISAPMYNFGVPSGVKAWVDQVMRVRRTFGMDLSNPANPYTPLVLGRKALIITTRGDHGYGPGGANAHMNHADPYLRLVLGHMGITDVTVVAVEDDEFGGEGFQQSYQRAERALADLAETF; this is translated from the coding sequence ATGAGCACGATTCTTTCCGTTCAAGGTAGCCCCCGTGGTGAGCGTTCCCATTCCCGCCGTTTGCAGGAGGCCTTCCTCAAGGCCTGGCAGGCGCGGGGAGAGGGCCGCCAGGTGCTGCGCCGCGAAGTGGGGCGGGTGGCCATCGCCCCCGTGACCGAAGGCTGGATCGCCGCCGCCTTCCACCCCGAAAACGAGGAACGCAGCGAGGTGATGAAGGCCGACCTGGCGCTCAGCGACCGGCTGGTGGATGAGCTGCTGGCGTCCGACCGGCTGGTGATCTCCGCGCCCATGTACAACTTCGGCGTGCCCAGCGGGGTGAAGGCCTGGGTCGATCAGGTCATGCGCGTTCGCCGCACCTTCGGCATGGACCTGAGCAATCCGGCCAATCCGTACACCCCGCTGGTGCTCGGTCGCAAGGCACTGATCATCACCACCCGTGGCGACCACGGCTACGGCCCCGGCGGCGCCAACGCCCATATGAACCACGCCGATCCCTACCTGCGCCTGGTGCTGGGCCATATGGGCATCACCGACGTGACCGTGGTGGCGGTGGAAGACGATGAGTTCGGCGGCGAAGGCTTCCAGCAGTCCTACCAGCGTGCCGAACGCGCCCTGGCGGACCTGGCCGAAACCTTCTGA
- a CDS encoding LysR substrate-binding domain-containing protein: MFASLPLTALRAFESAARLSSFKAAAEELAVTPTAVSHQIRGLESWLGVPLFDRLPRSVRLTTCGQRLFGSLHGALLDVTQTLDQLRPQRSSGNLTLSTTPAFAALWLIPRLGRFYAEHPEINLRLDTRNALIDLHQDASVDLVIRYGTGDYPSLHSQCLLDECFGVYGAPALVEGLGDRVPTLITLRWHNALLFELGWKAWCQAAGEERLLDIAPQREYDEEHYALQAAIAGQGLVLASSILVSESLASGLLVPYRPDVSVAGAGYSTLCVPGRERHPPVKAFFDWLSREVG; this comes from the coding sequence ATGTTTGCCAGCCTGCCCCTCACCGCGCTGCGCGCCTTCGAATCCGCCGCGCGCCTGTCCAGCTTCAAGGCCGCCGCCGAGGAACTGGCGGTGACGCCGACCGCCGTGTCCCACCAGATTCGCGGCCTGGAAAGCTGGCTGGGCGTGCCGCTGTTCGATCGCCTGCCCCGCAGCGTGCGCCTGACCACCTGCGGCCAGCGCCTGTTCGGCAGCCTCCACGGCGCCCTGCTGGACGTCACCCAGACCCTCGACCAACTGCGTCCGCAACGCAGCAGCGGCAACCTGACGCTGTCCACCACCCCGGCCTTCGCCGCGCTCTGGCTGATCCCGCGCCTTGGCCGTTTCTACGCCGAGCACCCGGAGATCAACCTGCGCCTGGACACCCGCAACGCGCTGATCGACCTGCACCAGGACGCCAGCGTCGACCTGGTCATCCGCTATGGCACGGGGGACTACCCCAGCCTGCACAGCCAGTGCCTGCTGGATGAGTGCTTCGGCGTCTACGGCGCACCGGCCCTGGTCGAGGGCCTGGGCGACCGCGTGCCGACCCTGATCACCCTCCGTTGGCACAACGCCCTGCTCTTTGAGCTGGGCTGGAAGGCCTGGTGCCAGGCGGCGGGAGAGGAACGCCTGCTGGACATCGCGCCGCAGCGGGAATACGACGAAGAACACTACGCCCTGCAAGCCGCCATCGCCGGCCAGGGCCTGGTGCTGGCCAGCTCCATCCTGGTCTCGGAGAGCCTCGCCAGCGGCCTGCTGGTGCCTTACCGGCCCGACGTCAGCGTGGCCGGCGCGGGCTATTCCACCCTCTGCGTGCCGGGGCGGGAGCGGCACCCACCGGTGAAGGCATTCTTCGACTGGTTGAGCCGGGAGGTGGGGTAG
- a CDS encoding VOC family protein, which produces MAGSTVIACLRYRDAPAAITWLCTSFGFVERLVVAEKDGGIAHAQLSLGTGMVMLGSVRDNDYGRLLRQPDETGGLGTQGLYLVVEDVDAVYARAVAAGAVIVLPLKDEDYGGRGFTCRDPEGHLWSIGSYDPWT; this is translated from the coding sequence ATGGCCGGTTCCACCGTAATTGCCTGCCTGCGCTACCGCGATGCGCCCGCCGCCATTACCTGGTTGTGCACCAGTTTCGGCTTTGTCGAGCGCCTGGTGGTGGCGGAAAAGGACGGCGGCATCGCCCATGCCCAGCTCAGCCTGGGCACCGGCATGGTCATGCTCGGCTCGGTGCGGGACAACGACTACGGCCGGTTGCTGCGCCAGCCCGACGAAACCGGTGGGCTCGGCACCCAGGGCCTCTATCTGGTGGTGGAAGACGTCGATGCCGTGTATGCCCGCGCCGTCGCCGCGGGCGCTGTCATCGTGCTGCCATTGAAGGACGAGGACTACGGTGGCCGTGGCTTCACCTGCCGCGACCCCGAAGGCCACCTGTGGAGCATCGGCTCCTACGATCCCTGGACGTGA
- a CDS encoding sigma-54-dependent transcriptional regulator: MRIKVHCQNRVGILRDILNLLVDYGINVNRGEVGGDQGNAIYLLCPNLINLQFQALRPKLETIPGVFGVKRVGLMPSERRHLELNALLGALDFPVLSIDMGGSIVAANRAAAQLLGVRVDEVPGIPLARYVEDFDLPELVRANKARINGLRIKVKGDTFLADIAPLQSEHDESEALAGAVLTLHRADRVGERIYNVRKHELRGFDSIFQSSRVMAAVVREARRMAPLDAPLLIEGETGTGKELLARACHLASPRGQSPFMALNCAGLPESMAETELFGYGPGAFEGARPEGKLGLLELTAGGTLFLDGVGEMSPRLQAKLLRFLQDGCFRRVGSDEEVYLDVRVICATQVDLSELCARGEFRQDLYHRLNVLSLHIPPLRECLDGLPPLVEHFLDSASRQIGCGLPKLAPQVLDKLGHYHWPGNVRQLENVLYQAVSLCDGGTVRPEHIRLPDYGAPQPLGDFSLEGGLDAIVGRFEKAVLERLYAEHPSSRLLGKRLGVSHTTIANKLKLHGLGKEDS, from the coding sequence ATGCGTATCAAAGTCCATTGCCAGAACCGCGTGGGAATCCTGCGCGACATCCTCAACCTGCTCGTCGACTACGGTATCAACGTCAACCGTGGCGAAGTGGGCGGGGACCAGGGCAACGCCATCTACCTGCTCTGCCCGAACCTGATCAACCTGCAGTTCCAGGCCCTGCGGCCGAAGCTGGAGACCATTCCCGGGGTGTTCGGCGTCAAGCGCGTCGGCCTGATGCCCAGCGAGCGCCGCCACCTGGAGCTGAACGCGCTGCTCGGCGCGCTGGATTTCCCCGTGCTGTCCATCGACATGGGCGGCTCCATCGTCGCTGCCAACCGCGCCGCCGCGCAGTTGCTGGGGGTGCGCGTGGACGAGGTGCCGGGCATTCCGCTGGCGCGCTATGTCGAGGACTTCGACCTGCCGGAACTGGTGCGCGCCAACAAGGCGCGGATCAACGGCCTGCGCATCAAGGTCAAGGGCGACACCTTCCTCGCCGACATCGCGCCGCTGCAATCCGAACACGACGAGAGCGAGGCCCTGGCGGGCGCCGTGCTCACCCTGCACCGCGCGGACCGCGTGGGCGAGCGCATCTACAACGTGCGCAAGCACGAGCTGCGCGGCTTCGACAGCATCTTCCAGAGCTCCAGGGTGATGGCCGCCGTGGTGCGCGAGGCACGGCGCATGGCGCCGCTGGACGCACCGCTGCTGATCGAAGGCGAGACCGGCACCGGCAAGGAGCTGCTGGCCCGCGCCTGCCACCTGGCCAGCCCGCGCGGACAGTCGCCGTTCATGGCGCTGAATTGCGCCGGCCTGCCGGAATCCATGGCCGAGACCGAGTTGTTCGGCTACGGCCCCGGCGCTTTCGAGGGCGCGCGCCCGGAGGGCAAGTTGGGCCTGCTGGAACTCACCGCCGGCGGCACCCTGTTCCTCGATGGCGTCGGCGAGATGAGCCCGCGCCTGCAGGCCAAGCTGTTGCGCTTCCTGCAGGACGGTTGTTTCCGCCGGGTGGGCAGTGACGAAGAGGTGTACCTCGATGTGCGGGTAATCTGCGCCACCCAGGTGGACCTCTCCGAACTCTGCGCCCGGGGTGAATTCCGCCAGGACCTCTACCACCGCCTCAACGTGTTGTCGCTGCACATCCCGCCGCTGCGCGAATGCCTGGATGGCCTGCCGCCGCTGGTGGAGCACTTCCTCGATTCGGCCAGCCGGCAGATCGGCTGCGGCTTGCCGAAATTGGCGCCACAGGTGCTGGACAAGCTGGGCCACTACCACTGGCCGGGCAATGTGCGGCAACTGGAGAACGTGCTGTACCAAGCGGTGTCCCTGTGCGACGGCGGCACCGTTCGTCCGGAACACATCCGCCTGCCCGACTATGGCGCGCCCCAGCCGCTGGGCGACTTCTCGCTGGAAGGCGGGCTGGATGCCATCGTCGGGCGTTTCGAGAAAGCGGTGCTGGAGCGGCTTTACGCCGAGCATCCCAGCAGCCGCCTGCTGGGCAAGCGGCTCGGGGTTTCCCATACCACCATCGCCAACAAGCTGAAGCTGCACGGGTTGGGGAAGGAGGACAGTTAG
- a CDS encoding efflux RND transporter periplasmic adaptor subunit: MKPTLYAVLGVLGLCSIARAEAPLDQEPLLAVTAATAASAGSEARGVLRARNQAVLASELAGRIVEMPYAEGQAFKKGEVLVRFDCSAYQAQLNAANAAVRAAREELKNKQQLAALNSVGRFEVALAEARQAQSQAEAQVYQVQVQRCQVKAPFDGQVVARKVQPHESVASGAPLLDVVDNRTLEIHLLVPSRWLSRIKPDQAFEFIPDETGEPLRAVVKRLGARIDEGSQTLLLIGGLPAEATGLLAGMSGTAHFPETP, translated from the coding sequence ATGAAACCTACGTTGTATGCGGTTTTGGGGGTGTTGGGACTGTGTTCGATCGCCCGCGCGGAAGCGCCGCTTGACCAGGAGCCACTGCTGGCTGTCACCGCCGCGACGGCTGCCAGCGCCGGCAGTGAGGCCCGTGGCGTGCTGCGGGCCCGCAACCAGGCGGTGCTGGCCAGCGAACTGGCCGGGCGCATCGTTGAAATGCCCTATGCCGAGGGCCAGGCCTTCAAAAAGGGCGAGGTGCTGGTGCGCTTCGACTGCAGCGCCTACCAGGCCCAGTTGAACGCCGCCAATGCCGCCGTGCGCGCCGCCCGCGAGGAACTGAAGAACAAGCAGCAACTGGCCGCCCTCAACTCGGTGGGCCGCTTCGAGGTGGCCCTGGCCGAGGCGCGCCAGGCGCAGTCCCAGGCCGAGGCGCAGGTCTATCAGGTGCAGGTGCAGCGCTGCCAGGTGAAGGCGCCTTTCGACGGCCAGGTGGTGGCGCGCAAGGTGCAGCCCCATGAAAGTGTCGCCAGCGGCGCGCCGCTGCTGGACGTGGTGGACAACCGCACCCTGGAGATCCATCTGCTGGTGCCGTCGCGCTGGCTGAGCCGGATCAAACCTGACCAGGCCTTCGAGTTCATCCCCGATGAAACCGGCGAACCGCTGCGCGCCGTGGTCAAGCGCCTGGGGGCGCGGATCGACGAAGGCAGCCAGACCCTCCTGCTGATCGGCGGATTGCCGGCCGAAGCCACTGGCTTGCTGGCCGGCATGAGTGGCACCGCGCACTTCCCGGAGACGCCATGA
- a CDS encoding DMT family transporter, producing the protein MAWIFLLVAAVFEVLFAMGMKYADGFTRPWPSLLVVVAAVAGIGFLTLSMRVLPVSIAYPIWTAIGTLGTVLLGYLLLGEALTPAKLVSVVLIIIGVAGLR; encoded by the coding sequence ATGGCCTGGATATTCCTGCTGGTGGCGGCCGTCTTCGAGGTGCTGTTCGCCATGGGCATGAAGTACGCCGACGGCTTCACCCGGCCCTGGCCCAGCCTGCTGGTCGTCGTGGCCGCGGTGGCCGGGATCGGGTTCCTGACCCTGTCCATGCGCGTGCTGCCGGTGAGCATCGCCTACCCCATCTGGACCGCCATCGGCACCCTGGGCACGGTGCTGCTGGGGTACCTCCTGCTGGGCGAGGCGCTGACGCCGGCCAAGCTGGTGTCGGTGGTGTTGATCATCATCGGGGTGGCGGGGCTGAGGTAG
- the mdtI gene encoding multidrug/spermidine efflux SMR transporter subunit MdtI, producing the protein MNGVTWIHFAWLGAAIALEVLANVLLKYSDGFRRRLLGAASLLCILAAFTALAQAVRGIDLSLAYAIWGGFGILATVALGSVLFGQRLAGRGWLGLGLLLVGMGLLKLA; encoded by the coding sequence ATGAACGGCGTGACCTGGATTCATTTCGCCTGGCTGGGTGCGGCCATCGCCCTGGAGGTGCTGGCCAACGTCCTGCTGAAGTACTCCGACGGCTTCCGCCGACGCCTGCTGGGCGCCGCTTCGCTGCTCTGCATCCTGGCGGCCTTCACCGCCCTGGCGCAGGCGGTGCGCGGCATCGACCTGTCGCTGGCCTATGCCATCTGGGGCGGCTTCGGCATCCTCGCCACCGTGGCCCTGGGTTCGGTGCTGTTCGGCCAGCGCCTGGCCGGCCGCGGCTGGCTGGGGCTGGGGTTGCTGCTGGTGGGGATGGGCCTTTTGAAGCTGGCGTGA
- a CDS encoding aldo/keto reductase produces the protein MPYITFPDGTRVPAIGQGTWHMGEQPGQRRREVAALRQGLELGLKLIDTAEMYAEGGAEAVVGEAIAGLREQVFLVSKVYPWNASRQGTAQACERSLKRLGTDHLDLYLLHWRGEYPLAETVEAFERLREQGKIARWGVSNLDLDDLHELPAGCAANQVLYNPEARGIEFDLLPFQQRQGMPLMAYCPVGQGGKLLRNAAIAEVARRHDASPAQVALAWALRQEGVMVIPKAVDPLHLTQNADAHRLRLGADDLALIDHSFPPPRRKRPLQMV, from the coding sequence ATGCCATACATCACCTTCCCCGACGGCACCCGGGTGCCCGCCATCGGCCAGGGCACCTGGCACATGGGTGAGCAGCCGGGGCAGCGCAGGCGCGAAGTCGCCGCGCTGCGCCAGGGGCTGGAACTGGGGCTGAAACTCATCGATACCGCCGAGATGTACGCCGAAGGCGGCGCCGAGGCGGTGGTGGGTGAGGCCATCGCAGGCCTGCGCGAGCAGGTCTTCCTGGTCAGCAAGGTCTACCCCTGGAACGCCAGCCGCCAGGGCACCGCCCAGGCTTGCGAGCGCAGCCTCAAGCGCCTGGGCACCGACCATCTCGACCTCTACCTGCTGCACTGGCGTGGAGAGTATCCGCTGGCGGAGACGGTGGAAGCCTTCGAGCGCCTGCGCGAACAGGGCAAGATCGCCCGCTGGGGCGTGTCCAACCTGGACCTCGACGACCTCCACGAACTGCCTGCCGGTTGCGCCGCCAACCAGGTGCTCTACAACCCCGAGGCGCGGGGCATCGAGTTCGATCTGCTGCCCTTCCAGCAACGGCAGGGCATGCCACTCATGGCCTATTGCCCGGTGGGGCAGGGCGGCAAGCTGCTGCGCAACGCGGCGATAGCCGAGGTCGCCCGCCGCCACGATGCCAGCCCCGCTCAGGTGGCCCTGGCCTGGGCGTTGCGCCAGGAGGGGGTGATGGTCATTCCCAAGGCGGTCGACCCGCTGCACCTGACGCAGAACGCCGACGCTCATCGCTTGCGACTCGGCGCCGATGACCTCGCGCTGATCGACCACAGCTTCCCGCCGCCCCGGCGCAAGCGGCCGTTGCAGATGGTGTGA
- a CDS encoding SMR family transporter translates to MRSWIYLLAAILFEVVGTTSMKFAAEHAPVLGLLLMYGLIGLSYFFLALAVKRVPVGVAYALWEGIGIVLITAVSVTWLGESIGLYKALGLAVMIAGILLIKSGTRAAPESRPQEVLA, encoded by the coding sequence ATGCGTTCCTGGATCTATCTGCTGGCCGCGATCCTGTTCGAGGTCGTCGGCACCACTTCGATGAAATTCGCCGCCGAACACGCCCCCGTGCTCGGCCTGCTGCTGATGTACGGGCTGATCGGCCTGTCCTATTTCTTCCTCGCCCTGGCGGTCAAGCGCGTGCCGGTCGGCGTGGCCTACGCCCTCTGGGAGGGCATCGGCATCGTGCTGATCACGGCCGTCAGCGTCACCTGGCTGGGCGAGAGCATCGGCCTCTACAAGGCCCTGGGCCTGGCCGTGATGATCGCCGGCATCCTGCTGATCAAGTCCGGCACCCGCGCCGCGCCCGAGTCGCGCCCCCAGGAGGTGCTGGCATGA